A genome region from Triticum aestivum cultivar Chinese Spring chromosome 2B, IWGSC CS RefSeq v2.1, whole genome shotgun sequence includes the following:
- the LOC123043228 gene encoding protein NONRESPONDING TO OXYLIPINS 2, mitochondrial isoform X2 has product MRRKEMASLARAAATAARAALRPAPLAGRGLGSSLPSSSPARAARLLRRSAVAGLETLLPLHTAVASARLKSCIAVDSTCWCSLSQGFKKRV; this is encoded by the exons ATGAGAAGAAAAGAAATGGCATCCttagcccgcgccgccgccaccgccgcgagaGCGGCGCTCCGCCCGGCGCCCCTCGCCGGCCGTGGCCTCGGCTCCTCCCTGCCGTCTTCCTCCCCCGCACGGGCCGCCCGCCTCCTCCGCAG GTCGGCCGTGGCGGGGCTGGAGACGCTGCTGCCCCTGCACACCGCGGTCGCGTCGGCGCGCCTCAAGTCCTGCATCGCCGTCGACTCCACCTGCTGGTGCTCCCTCTCCCAAG GTTTTAAAAAGCGCGTCTGA
- the LOC123043228 gene encoding protein NONRESPONDING TO OXYLIPINS 2, mitochondrial isoform X3: protein MRRKEMASLARAAATAARAALRPAPLAGRGLGSSLPSSSPARAARLLRRSAVAGLETLLPLHTAVASARLKSCIAVDSTCWCSLSQGFKKRI, encoded by the exons ATGAGAAGAAAAGAAATGGCATCCttagcccgcgccgccgccaccgccgcgagaGCGGCGCTCCGCCCGGCGCCCCTCGCCGGCCGTGGCCTCGGCTCCTCCCTGCCGTCTTCCTCCCCCGCACGGGCCGCCCGCCTCCTCCGCAG GTCGGCCGTGGCGGGGCTGGAGACGCTGCTGCCCCTGCACACCGCGGTCGCGTCGGCGCGCCTCAAGTCCTGCATCGCCGTCGACTCCACCTGCTGGTGCTCCCTCTCCCAAG GTTTTAAAAAGCGCATCTGA
- the LOC123043228 gene encoding protein NONRESPONDING TO OXYLIPINS 2, mitochondrial isoform X1 has protein sequence MRRKEMASLARAAATAARAALRPAPLAGRGLGSSLPSSSPARAARLLRRSAVAGLETLLPLHTAVASARLKSCIAVDSTCWCSLSQGYALPL, from the exons ATGAGAAGAAAAGAAATGGCATCCttagcccgcgccgccgccaccgccgcgagaGCGGCGCTCCGCCCGGCGCCCCTCGCCGGCCGTGGCCTCGGCTCCTCCCTGCCGTCTTCCTCCCCCGCACGGGCCGCCCGCCTCCTCCGCAG GTCGGCCGTGGCGGGGCTGGAGACGCTGCTGCCCCTGCACACCGCGGTCGCGTCGGCGCGCCTCAAGTCCTGCATCGCCGTCGACTCCACCTGCTGGTGCTCCCTCTCCCAAG GGTACGCTTTGCCTTTGTGA